A stretch of DNA from Thioalkalivibrio sp. XN279:
GCCGGCGGTCCGGGCTCGGCTCGGTAAACTGGCGGTCGGTTACGTCGCCATCCGTGTTCTTAATCCGGTCGATTCCGAGCCACGGCCGTTGCCGTCGGCCCGCCGAGCCGCGCTCGGGAGCGTCGGCGGCGGTCCCGGAGTCGCCATGCGCCACCAAAACCCTGCACCTGCAACCCAGCAGCGGGGTCGGGACGTGCAACGCTCACTGAACGAGATAAAGATTTCCGAGTGAAGGGAGCGTTGCACGACGCGGCCCCGCGGTCAGGGGCAGAGTCGCCGGGTCCCGGTGCGGTCGGTTTCTCCGGCGCGCTACCAGGCCCGGCGCAGCACGGCCAGCGCCTCGTCGTGATCGACCTCGACCGGGTTGAAGATGATCGAGCCGTCATCGAGCGACATGGCAGCGACCTGCTCCAGCTGGGATTCCTGCACCTTGCCGGTCTCGGACAGCGTGCGCGGCAGCCCGCAGCGCTGGTGGATCTCGTCCTTCAGCCACTTCAGGTGCGCGATGGCCTTGTCGGCGCGCTGCTCGGGCGGCGTGGCGGCGTAGGTCTCGGCGCCGGCCAGCGGCAGCAGCAATTCGCCGATGGCATCGCGGCGCGCCTCGAGGTTGTACTCCAGCACGGCCGGCAGGAGGATGCTCATGCAGGTGCCGTGGTGGACGTGGCACAGCGCGCCGACGGAGTGGCCGAGGGCGTGCACCAGCCCGACCATGGAGTTGGAGAAGGCGACGCCGGCCATGGCGGCGGCCTGCGCCAGCGCGAGTCGGCCCTCTGCGTCGGCGGGATGGTCCAGCACGTGCAGCAGGTTGGCGGACACGGCGCGGATCGCCGCGGTGGCGTAGGCGTCGCTCATCGGGTTCTTGGCCAGGCAGATGTACGCCTCGCAGGCGTGCGTCATGGCGTCCATGGCGGTGGCGGCCGTGATCTGCGCCGGCAGCCCGAGGGTCATGCGCGGGTCGAGCACCGCCGCGTCGGGCATGAGGAAGGGCGAGGCGAAGGGCAGCTTCACGCCGCGCTCCTCGTCCTTGACGATGGACACGTAGGTGACCTCGGAGCCGGTGCCGGCGGTGGTCGGTATGACCAGCAGCGGCTTGAGGCGGCGCGGCAGGTTGCCGACGCCGGAATATTTCGCCGGGTCGTCGGTCTGGTAGGAGGCGAGGATGTTCGCCGCCTTGGCGGTGTCGATGGGTGAGCCGCCGCCCAGCGCAATGAGCGCATCGCAGCCGGCGTCACGATAGGTCCGCGCGATGGCCTTCACCGCGGCGAGCGAGGAGTCCGGCGGCACCTCGTCGTAGACGGCTGCGATCTCCAGCCCGCCCGTGGCAAGGATCTCGCGCAGCTTCTCCACCAGCCCGGCGCCGGCGACGCCGCGGTCGGTGACCACCAGCGGCCGCTTCGCGCCGAGCGCGCCGAGCTCGAAGGGGATGGTCTCCAGCGCGCGCGCGCCGGCGATCAGCTTCACGGGGCAGAAGAATTCGTAGTAGGTGTCGTTCACGTCAGCTCCTCGTGACCAGGTCGAGCGCGATGCGGCCGTAGATCTTCAGGTTCATGCCCAGCTTCTCCCCGAGCCCGAGGTCCGCGGGGTAGCGCTTCACGCCGCGCGCTGCGATGAAGCGCGGCATCAGCAGCGCCTCGAGGCGGTACATGCAGCGCACCAGGCGGATGCCGGAAGCGAGGTCGCCGTCCACCACCATGCGATCGCGCGCGAACGCGGTCGGCGTGCTCTCGATGAAGGCGAAGACGCGGAATGCGTACTCGAGATGCTTGAAGCGGATGGCCAGGCCCAGCCCGTCGGGGAGGCGCCCGCCGAGATAGCGCAGGCGGCCGTCGGGCGTCTTTTCCAGCACCATGCTGGGCCCGTCGGGCAGGGTGGTCATGGCGATCACGATGCCGTCGGGGAATCCCGCGGCCTCCGCGCGCACCACGGGGTCCACCCGGCTCATGGCGCGCAGGCCCCAGCCGACGATCCGCATCATCACGACGACGTACACGCGCTTCAGGCGCTGGCGGAGGCTGCTCATGGAATCCGGCTCCCCGGTGGTTTTGCGGCGCTGCATCGTAGTGTAGCGCCGCCGGCCGCGTGCGTGTGCCTGTGCGGGCCACGCGCCGCGGCTCGGGCTAGAATCGGCGCCGAGAGAGGTGAGTCATGAGCATGGATTCCCTGAATTGCTGGCGCTGCGGCGCGGCGGTGGTCGACGAGCCCTTGCCCCTGTCGCGCACGGCGGCATGCCGCCAGTGCGGGGCCGAGCTGCACGCCTGCCGCATGTGCGAGTTCTACGACACCAGCAAGGCCAAGGCCTGCCGCGAGCCGGTGGCCGAGCCGGTGTCGGACAAGACGCGCGCCAACTTTTGCGGCTGGTTTCGCCCGCGCTACGGGCTGGCCGGCAAGCAGGACGATGCGGCAGCCGCGGCGCGCAAGGCGCTGGACGACCTGTTCGGCTAGCTCTTGCGGAAGCGCAACTCGCTGGCCTCGCCCGGGCGGCGGCCGCGCTTGTCGGCATAGAAGGCACGGATCAGCTCCATGTCCTGCTCCGCGTCGCCGCTGAAGCGCACGAACTCCCTCAGGCCGACGGTCTTGGACGGGTAGTCGATGAAGCCGAAGCCGACCGGCACACCGGCCCGCACCGCGATCTGGTAGAACCCTGACTTGATGTGATCGGTATGCTTGCGCGTGCCTTCCGGCGCCAGTGCCAGCCACAGCCAGTCATGCGTGCCGAACTGTTCCACCGCTGCGCCGATGAAGCCGCTGGCCGCGCGCCGGTTCACCGGCACACCGCCCATGCGCCGCAGCAAGCCGCCGAAGGGCCAGCGGAACAGCGAGTCCTTGCCCATCCAATTGGTCGCCAGCCCGGTGCCGAAGCGGTACAGCACGGCGATGAGGAAATCCCAGTTCGAGGTGTGCGGGTAAACGATGATCACGCCCCGCGGGCCGGGCAGGGGCGCCACCACCGGCGTCCAGCCCATGGCTTGCAGCAGCCAGAGGCAGAAGCGCCGCCACCAGGACTGGCGCGACGGCTGGGTGGGGCGGTTGAGCTTCATGACTGGAGGCGCTCCCGGGGGTCGACTATGGTTAAGGGGCTAAATGTTGCAGCCAGGACGTGACAGGGGAGAGGTGCAGCACACACAAGCAGAGGAGAGCACCCATGACGACAACCGTTTGCCGGCAGTGTAACGCCGATACCATGCCATTGCGGCTCGGCCGCCTCGAGGGCGAAGAACACGGCGTGCACATAGTAATTGAAGGGCTGCCCGCGCTCGACTGCAGCAACGGGCACAAGCGCTTCCCGACCCCGGAGTTCCCGCTCGAGTTCATCCAGCGCATGCTCGGCGACGAGGGCCTGATCACCGCCGAGCCGGCGGTGGAGAAGGGCCTGTTCCGCAAGCGCCGGCTGTGCCCTGACTGTGGCACGGAGCTGTCCGGCGAGCCGAACGGGAAAAGCACCCACCAGGCCACGGTCGATGTCCCCGACAGCGAGGCGGTCAGCGTCGAGCTTTCGCTGCCGGTGCAGAACTGCAGTTGTGGCCGTGAGGTCACCTTGCCGAAGAGCGAGGTCGAGCGCGGCGTCATGCAGGCGGCGGCGAACGCCTTCCGCAGCGCGGAGATTCCGCCGGGCTGAGCGCCAGTGCGGGGGGGCTACTCCGGCGTCATTTCTCCGCTGCCGCGTTTCGCGGCCAGGTAGCCCTGCACCATTTCCAGCGCGCTCTGCTCGCAGGGCGGCATTTCGACATGGGTCTCGTGCAGCGGCGTGATGCGCTCGCCCCAGCGCAGCAGCTGCGCCGACCAGGTGAGGCCGCCGCCGAAGCCGGTCAGCAGGATGTTGGCGCCGGGCTTGATGCGGCCTTCCTCCAGCGACTCGACCAGCGCCACGGGCACCGTCGCCGCCGACATGTTGCCGTAGCGGTGCACGTTGACGAAGCAGCGGTCCATGGACAGCCCGGCGCGCTTGATCACGGCCTCGATGATGCGCAGGTTGGCCTGGTGCGGCACGACGAGATCGACGTCCTCCGGCCCCATGCCGCACTGTTCGAGCACGGCCTGGCAAGCCTGGCTCATGCCTACCACGGCGCGCTTGAAAATCTCCTGGCCCTCGAACACCCACTGGGTATCGCCGTTGTACCAGCCGCAGTTGGCGTAGCGCTGCCCCATGCCGTGCACCAGCAGGATCTCGCGCACTTCGCCATAGCAGCCGAGCTTGCTGGCGCGCAGGCCCTCGTCCTTGTCCGTCGCCTGCAGCACGGTGGCGGCGCAGCCGTCGCCGAACAGCACCGCCACGCCGCGGTCGGTCCAGTCCATCAACGGCGAGATGAGTTCGCCGCCGATCACCAGCGCGTTGTTCACCACGCCTTGCGAGATCATCGCTGCGGCGCTGGTGAGGCCATAGAGATAGCTGGTGCAGGCGGTGTTCACGTCCATGGCGCCGGCATTCACCGCGCCGATGCGTTTCTGCACACCGGAGGCCGTGTTGGGCACCTGCTGGTCGAAGCTGCAGGTGCCGAAGACGATCAGGTCGAGCGCGTCGGGCGCGAGATCGGCGCAGGCGAGGGCGCGATGCGCCGCGATCGTCCCCATCTCCTCCAGCGACAGGTGGGAGATGCGACGCTCGCGGATCCCGGTGCGGGTGGTGATCCACTCGTCGTCGGTTTCCAGGAAAGTGGAGATGTCGTCGTTGGTCAGCGTAGCCGGTGGCATGCACTTGCCCCAGCCGGTGATGGTCGCGTTTCTCACCCGAGGATTCCCCGCAGCAAATTGCACGATTCTAGCCCAGAACGGGGCCGGGTCATGGGGTCGTGGCTATATCCGGACGAGGTGAGTGTGGGTGGCGCCCGCCACAGAGTTCAGCGGGATCGAGCGGTCGAAGCTGACCAGGCGCGCGTCGTGCTGCACGGCCAGCGCCAGCAGGTAGACGTCCGTGACCTGGCGCGAGCCGAGGACCGCGTTCCAGTCCACCACGCCCTCGTGCAGCAGGCTCACTGCATCAGGCCAGAACGCGTGCCAGCGCGTGGCGGTGGCGGCTCGGAGCCGCGCGGCCACGGCGGCGGCGGGCAGGGCGCCGGGATAGGACGGCTGGG
This window harbors:
- a CDS encoding iron-containing alcohol dehydrogenase — translated: MNDTYYEFFCPVKLIAGARALETIPFELGALGAKRPLVVTDRGVAGAGLVEKLREILATGGLEIAAVYDEVPPDSSLAAVKAIARTYRDAGCDALIALGGGSPIDTAKAANILASYQTDDPAKYSGVGNLPRRLKPLLVIPTTAGTGSEVTYVSIVKDEERGVKLPFASPFLMPDAAVLDPRMTLGLPAQITAATAMDAMTHACEAYICLAKNPMSDAYATAAIRAVSANLLHVLDHPADAEGRLALAQAAAMAGVAFSNSMVGLVHALGHSVGALCHVHHGTCMSILLPAVLEYNLEARRDAIGELLLPLAGAETYAATPPEQRADKAIAHLKWLKDEIHQRCGLPRTLSETGKVQESQLEQVAAMSLDDGSIIFNPVEVDHDEALAVLRRAW
- a CDS encoding 1-acyl-sn-glycerol-3-phosphate acyltransferase, giving the protein MKLNRPTQPSRQSWWRRFCLWLLQAMGWTPVVAPLPGPRGVIIVYPHTSNWDFLIAVLYRFGTGLATNWMGKDSLFRWPFGGLLRRMGGVPVNRRAASGFIGAAVEQFGTHDWLWLALAPEGTRKHTDHIKSGFYQIAVRAGVPVGFGFIDYPSKTVGLREFVRFSGDAEQDMELIRAFYADKRGRRPGEASELRFRKS
- a CDS encoding ketoacyl-ACP synthase III gives rise to the protein MRNATITGWGKCMPPATLTNDDISTFLETDDEWITTRTGIRERRISHLSLEEMGTIAAHRALACADLAPDALDLIVFGTCSFDQQVPNTASGVQKRIGAVNAGAMDVNTACTSYLYGLTSAAAMISQGVVNNALVIGGELISPLMDWTDRGVAVLFGDGCAATVLQATDKDEGLRASKLGCYGEVREILLVHGMGQRYANCGWYNGDTQWVFEGQEIFKRAVVGMSQACQAVLEQCGMGPEDVDLVVPHQANLRIIEAVIKRAGLSMDRCFVNVHRYGNMSAATVPVALVESLEEGRIKPGANILLTGFGGGLTWSAQLLRWGERITPLHETHVEMPPCEQSALEMVQGYLAAKRGSGEMTPE
- a CDS encoding TA system VapC family ribonuclease toxin; its protein translation is MRALLDVNVLIALLDADHVHHATAHAWLAANIEQGWASCPLTENGCIRIMSQPSYPGALPAAAVAARLRAATATRWHAFWPDAVSLLHEGVVDWNAVLGSRQVTDVYLLALAVQHDARLVSFDRSIPLNSVAGATHTHLVRI